TTTTTTTGGGACTTAAAAGATAGCCAATGacttgactttgactttgactttgattAAGCTGTGCCTTTGACGTGAAAATGActtctttttttgtatttttgtgctAAGTGGGATCACAAGCTGTTAATGATGTCAAGATCAGTTAAACACAGAAACTGTCGTACTGCCAACATTGGTTCTTGGTTTATACAGAGAAAAAACTGTCTCAACGATGAACAAAGCATTATGAGAGATTTAGCAGTTCATACTGTTGTAGAGTATTTTGGCCAAGCAGGAACATTGGAGACACATGAGAGCGCCcacactggagagaagccttatgaatgtaAACATTGTGGCAAGTATTTTAGCAAAGCAAGTGGTTTAATCTCGCATGAAAGagtacatactggagagaagccttacaaatgcaaagaatgtggcaagtgttttagccaagcaggaaatTTGAGGACACATGAAAGACTCCACATTGGAGAGAAGCTTTATGAATGCAAAcgatgtggaaagtgttttagtgaAGCAGGATTATTaaagacacatgaaagagtccatactggagagaaaccttataaatgcaaacagtgtgATAAGTCTTTTAGGCAAGGAGGAAATttaaggaaacatgaaagagcccatactggagagaagccttatgaatgcaaacaatgtggcaaatgtTTTAGTCACGTAGGAACATTAAAGACGCATGTTAGAGTGCATACTAGAGAAaggccttatgaatgcaaacaatgtggaaagtgttttagcaTAAGAGGAAATTTgaagacacatgaaagagtccatactggagagaaacattataaatgcaaacagtgtgCTAAGTGTTTTAGGGTAGGAGGAGAGttaaggaaacatgaaagagtccatactggagagaagccttatgaatgcaaacaatgtgggaaatgttttagccaagcagagAATTTGAGGACACATAAAAGAGTCcacactggagagaagccttatgaatgcaaacaatgtggaaagtgttttagccgAGCAGCGACTTTGAGGAGACATGAAAAAGTCCATAGTGGGGAGaaaccttataaatgcaaacagtgtgCTAAGTGTTTTAGGGAAGGAGGAGAGttaaggaaacatgaaagagtccatactggagagaagccttatgaatgcaaacaatgtgggaaatgttttagccaagcagcgACTTTGAGGACACataaaagagtccatactggagagaagccttatgaatgcaaacaatgtggaaagtgttttagcgtAGCAGCGACTTTGAGGAGACATGAAAAAGTCCATAGTGGGAGAATCTCTATAAATGCAAgcaatttggaaaatgttttagccaagcaggaaatttaaggagacatgaaagaTTCCAGAATTAAAAATATCCCGGGTCTTATGAGCGTAATGTGTCACCCATGTTATGAATACAATGTCATGTCAGCTGATCAAATGGTATAGTTTTGAAATTAGCGTTCAATTTTCACTTGcgtttatttgattttggacaaaacgcgcgcgaaattattccctaaattCATTCgacaccatttgattacccatactaatttACTGTATCCGCGGCCTGTGCGATATCGTGTCTGAAAACACTTTGGTGATTTAGGACGTCGACCTCAGGCAAATTTCCTGACGTCCTGCATTCTCAGTCTTCATCTTTTATTTTGATGATACAATTAAGTCTAGGCTCTGCTATTTGCATTAAGGGTAAAAtataatacatagatttagcgAATAGCTTAAAGGTGGAcagcagccaatcagattgcgatgcatctcattaacactttaaatcaaccaatcagaatgctccaTTCCAAAGTTGCCTATACGAGCTGAAATTACTACTATTCTTACTGGTTTTAGTGTTAGTTTGaataaaaggttttgaaatTGTCGGGTTTTTGTTGTTTCCGGTTACTActaaattaaatcattttctttgcgttCTTCTATAGCATAAATTCATTGCTGAATTagtaaatttcacgcgaaaaaccgaCGTTGCATGAATGACGAAGCGATGAGTGAGATATctgtttttcaagtgaaatttactgtggaatacaccagttaggcaatgaatttgccttgaatcgcatgagtgttaaaagaaaacaagcaacttCTCAGCAAGCgtacggaaaaggaaaaaagccatttcagagttaattGTCAAAAGCTGCAAAAGCCCGCCAATAGTAATCACGCCTAAATTAGAAATCACTGACGtactagctcgtgatgtgaTAGATCGTTTGGAAACTCTGACAGTTCAAAGTcaaaaaatagttttattgatgtactttattgcACTTTCTCTTAGAACGAGATCGTTTACATTTTTGGTGTATTTCACTGGAACATGCCAGATTTGCTtgaaacaagaatcggcaaTATACGGCAActaagaaaggacgaacttcaaacaagatcgcCAATAAATTACCTGAGTTTACGTGTTTAAACAATCTTCTGAagacacaagctagtgatatttctccttaattttatgAAAACTCGTTTCGATTACATGTTTATGACATAAGGGcaaagttttcttgtcactgtggaggcacatcgaaaaacagttagacAAACTGAATAAAAAACACTTggtcgctcgcattttagagcaaataAGCAAATCAACGATTTCTttttgtccaaaaagagtacagatgattatTATTTCGTTCCAGTTGAGAAAAAAATCGAGTtttattcctgaacaaaggaaaaaaaccattACACCACGGTTTAAGGGTCGGTAATCGAACTACAAAACGTGCAACACTTTTGCGTAAGGAGTTTCAAAGTGATATAGCACGTATTACCACGCGCGCCAAGAATACATCGGGATTGCGTGACCTTGTTGTGCTGGTATTGCGTTGCTATGATATCATGAAGTTAATTGGGGAAAAGAAGGGACTGTGGGAACACATCAAGTCAAAATGAATCAGCTGAAGTGTTTGAAAAGTTCAAGGTTCTCAGAAGGGAAACAAGGAAGCGAATTGATGTAGGTTATCGCTCATATCTATATACCCTATGTGAGAAACTACAGGACAACCCCAAGCACTCTTGGTCTTTTCAGTCAATGAAATCTAAATCCAAGCGAATACCTGAAACTGTTGTGTAGGTAACTATTCTTCGTCTGATCTAACCTCCAAGGTTGAACTATTCAACAGCTATTTTCGATCTAATTATAGCAAATCTCAAGCTGATGTAAACTTGACCTATCCAGACTTTGCTGTCTGATCTGTCTGTCTCATCACTTTATGGTAAGAAAATCTTGTCTAATACTAGTTGTGCCTTGCGGCAagtgccaacgaggcaaaattgttttatgtcTCTGGAATGTGTGAACGTTTGACACAGGTGAAATTGTTTTACTATAAATGAAAGTAGGAAAGGAAGAGTGTGAAGTAACTCTGATAGGAGTCTTGGTCTTGAACGCATAATTCTCATCACGTTTTTGAAATGTGGAATGTTGAGGAAGTATTACTCAAGTTCGAAGCAATATCTTGTGATATTATCTTATCTTGTTACTTTAGGTTGACTGGTTGTTCTAGTATTCTTTGAATAAATGtgcacatgaatattcttttcatttcttttattcaATCAAAAAAAAGATCAACACAACAAACGTATGAAGGTTTTTGACTGAACCCTTGGTGGTGGATTGAATCATAATATGTTCAGTACTGAGTTAAAACAATAGGTATTTGTATTCCAAATGTTAACGTGAGAACATTATAAACTTTGCACAGGGAACTGTTGATTCCTTTGTAGTATACAGTGTTCTTTGTTAGCATTTGTCACTAGGAATAACTGTATTTTTTTCACCGTTTTTATGTATAATCCATAACGAATTTTAACGTAACACAATTATAAACGTTTCTCACTGACCCCTTGTATACTGGATGGTATGGCAACTTGTTCAACAAGTTAAAATAACAGGGTGTGTAAACATTATAGACTTTGCACAGGGAAGGGTTTATTCCTTTGTAGTATGCACTGTTCTTTGTACGTATTTGTCGGTACAAGAAACCATACTTTTTTAACGTTTTTATGTAATGTTCCATACAAATTCCAACGTAACAAAACTTTTAACGTTTTTCACTGAACGCTTGTATACTGGATTGTAAAACAATTTGTTgggttagttaaaataacatacTTTTGGCACTGTTCTCTTTGGATCCAAATGTTAAAAAGCGTATGAACTTTTTCCACTGAACGGTTCACTTCTTCCGGTCTGTTTTTCTCAGCGCACTTTAGTTGTGCTttgacaattttcttttggCAATTGTATTTCAACTTGACATCCTTTAAGCCCATAAGGGCATCTTCTATTTCATCAACTGTACTGGCGATTGTTGCTGTTGTATTTTTTAACAGGTGTTCGATTTTATTTGTGAATGCGGTCAGCCACAATTCTGATTCACAATTTTTACAGAGCCTTCTCTGTTGCAGTTGGTCATTCGTT
This portion of the Montipora capricornis isolate CH-2021 chromosome 11, ASM3666992v2, whole genome shotgun sequence genome encodes:
- the LOC138023887 gene encoding zinc finger protein 345-like isoform X1, which codes for MFHFPRVPDCASILQWDHKLLMMSRSVKHRNCRTANIGSWFIQRKNCLNDEQSIMRDLAVHTVVEYFGQAGTLETHESAHTGEKPYECKHCGKYFSKASGLISHERVHTGEKPYKCKECGKCFSQAGNLRTHERLHIGEKLYECKRCGKCFSEAGLLKTHERVHTGEKPYKCKQCDKSFRQGGNLRKHERAHTGEKPYECKQCGKCFSHVGTLKTHVRVHTRERPYECKQCGKCFSIRGNLKTHERVHTGEKHYKCKQCAKCFRVGGELRKHERVHTGEKPYECKQCGKCFSQAENLRTHKRVHTGEKPYECKQCGKCFSRAATLRRHEKVHSGEKPYKCKQCAKCFREGGELRKHERVHTGEKPYECKQCGKCFSQAATLRTHKRVHTGEKPYECKQCGKCFSVAATLRRHEKVHSGRISINASNLENVLAKQEI
- the LOC138023887 gene encoding zinc finger protein 345-like isoform X2 — encoded protein: MDPFGVPRSPLAQWDHKLLMMSRSVKHRNCRTANIGSWFIQRKNCLNDEQSIMRDLAVHTVVEYFGQAGTLETHESAHTGEKPYECKHCGKYFSKASGLISHERVHTGEKPYKCKECGKCFSQAGNLRTHERLHIGEKLYECKRCGKCFSEAGLLKTHERVHTGEKPYKCKQCDKSFRQGGNLRKHERAHTGEKPYECKQCGKCFSHVGTLKTHVRVHTRERPYECKQCGKCFSIRGNLKTHERVHTGEKHYKCKQCAKCFRVGGELRKHERVHTGEKPYECKQCGKCFSQAENLRTHKRVHTGEKPYECKQCGKCFSRAATLRRHEKVHSGEKPYKCKQCAKCFREGGELRKHERVHTGEKPYECKQCGKCFSQAATLRTHKRVHTGEKPYECKQCGKCFSVAATLRRHEKVHSGRISINASNLENVLAKQEI